The genomic DNA AGCCGGTTCACCTCGTCCACGAACATGGGATCGTGGAGCATGAGCCGGTGCGCCTCGAGGATGAGGGCGTGCTCGGGCCCTTCCGTGCGGGAAATCTGATCCTTGAGGTCCGACAACTGCTGGTCGGACAGCTCCAGGGCCGTGCGCATGCGCTGGCGCTCGGGGTCCACCTCGGCCTCGGCCAGGCGCAGCTTGGGAGTGCGCACGCGCTTGCGGTCGAGGATGTAGGCGTGGCCCACCGCCACGCCCGGGGAGGCGCCGATGCCCTTGAGACTCAACGTGGGGGAGGCCTGGCTGCTCACGTGTCCTTCTTCGTCCTCGGCGGAACCCCGCCGCATGGGAGGCGTGTCACTGCGATTCGCCAAACCGGTTGGCGATGAGCTTCTGGATGTCCTGGAGACACGCCGGAGCGTCGTCCCCCTTGCACGTCACCGTCACGTGCATGCCCTGCGCCGCCGCCAGCATCAGCACGCCCATGATGGACTTGGCGTTGGCGCTCTGACCCTCGCATTCGAGCGACACCTCGCTCTTGTAGCGGTTGGCCACCTGGACCAATTGCGCCGCCGCCCGGGCATGCAGCCCGAGGGCGTTGATGATCTCGAATGTCCCTTCGGCCACGCTCGCCATTGCCAGTCCCTGTTCTCCCAAGTCCTCTACAAGAAGGCTCCCGCCAGACAGGCCAGAGCCGCGGCGAGATACAACACCCCGTAGCTGGGCACCCGCCGAGCCACCAGCACGTACGATACCGCCCCGAGGGCCAGACAGCCCACGGATAGCAACGGGGCGAAGTGGCCCCCCGCGTTGGCGCCAAAAGTCACCGCCAGCCAGGCGGCGAGCCCCCCCGCGCACGCGGCGCCCACCATGCGCAGCTTCGCGCCCCGGCTGGGCAGGTTCGCGCGCGCCACCGCCTCCACCAGGCGGTCTCCCAGCGACAGGCCCAGCAGATAGAGCCGAGCCCGGAGCGTGAAGTGCACCCCGTTGTAGAGCAGGAGGAAGAGCACCGCCGCCCAGGCCCCCACCAGGGGCACCAGCGCCGCGCACACCGCGCCGGTGGCTGGTTTGAGCGACAACCAGAAGAAGCCATCCCCCAGCGCCGCCAGGGGACCCATCAGGGCCGCCTTGAAGGCCACCACCTTGTCCGGGGGCTCCTCGTTCCGGGCCACGCGCTGCTCATGGTAGAGCACGCCGCCCACGATGGCCGCCGCCACGTAGGGGTGGGTGTTGAAGAAGACGAGGTGCCGGCGCACCGCCTCCTCCAGCTCCTTGCGCTCCGGGTAGAGCCGCTCCAGCGCCGGGTAGATGGCGTAGGCCAGTCCCAGGTTCTGCATGCCCTGGGGGTTCCACGAGGCCTGCAGGAAGAGCGAGCGCATGAAGACGCGCAGCAACAGGCCCCGGGAGAGGGTCGGAGCGACGCGGCTCACAGGCGCTCCTTGAGCAGGAGGACGAGCACCGACAGACACACGGCGCCCGCGCCCAGCCCCGCGTAGAGGGAAGCCCGCTTGGCGTGACTGCCGCGCGCGGCGATGGCCGCGGAGACCGAGGCCATGGCCGGGTAGGCCCAGGCGAGCCCCCGCAGCACCGGTCCGGGCAGACCCTCCAGCCAGGGCCCGAGCAGGAAGCCCGCGAGCGCGCACACGGAGGTGAGCAGGCCGAAGACGGCGAAGTGAGGCCACACGCCCCACAGGTTCTGCCGCATGGCCCGGGTGAGTTGACCCGCCTCGGCCGAGGCGAGCGCCTTCCTGGCCAGACGCGCCGCATAGCGCTCCAGCCGCCGATCCAACCAGAGCCCCACGCGTCCCAGGCCCACGAAGAGCAGCACCGCGAGGGACCAGAGGGCGGGCGTGGAACTGGCGCCCGAGGCCATCGCCATGGTGGCCGCCGCCGCCGAGGTGCCCGTGGCCGACAGCGTGTCATGGTCCGGCAGCGAGGCCCCCAGGTTGGCGCCGCCCAGGTGGAAGAGCTCCAGCAGCATGCCCACGAAGAGCCCCGCGGGCACGTCATCGAGCAGCGCGCCCATGACGGTGGCCGCCACCAACGGCCGGGAGAACATGGCCTGGAGGAAGGCCTTGCGCTCCACCGCGACGAGGCCGCCCCAGATGCCGGCGAGCGCCACCTGGGTCCACACCCCGCTCACGCCCTTCCCCACCGCTCCTGCAGCTCCGCCAGCTCCACCGGCTTCTCCGATGGCACCGCCCGCGCCTCCACCCGGACGCCCTCGGCGCCCAGCCGCGCGAGCGTCCGCAGCTCGTCCTCGGTGAGGAACACGGAAGGCGACACCTGCTTGCGGCCCGTGCCGAAGTGCACGTTGCCCAGGTTCAGGTGCTCGAGCTTCAAGCCTTGACCCTGGCAGAAGGGAGCCGCCGCCACGTCCCGCAGGAGGACGAGCGTCTTGAGGGAATCCCGGGACAGGGAAGCGAAGTCCACCTGGGAGAGCGGGAGGATCAGCACCTCGATGGCGCTCGGCACCGCCAGCGCCATGGCGGCGCGTACCAGCGGACTCGAGGCCGCCTCATCGTCGGCCACGACGACGCGCGACACCTTCAGGTGTGGCAGCCAGGCCTCGACGACCTGTCCATGAATGAGGCGATTGTCGACACGGACCAGGGTGATCACAGCAATCTCGAATCGCCCACCCGGCGGGGCCCGTCAAGTTCGCGGCGCGGCCTGTTGCTGCTGACGCTGCTGGGCCTCGCGCAACAGGGCCGAGGCACAGGTGATGTTGCGCTGGCCGTGGGACGCGAGCTGCACGGCCATCTCCGCGAGCGGCATCTGCTCCGAGCGCAGCGAGTTGGCCTTGAGGAGCATGGGCAGGTTCACCCCGGCGAGCACTTCCAGCAGCCCCTGACAGCGCTCCGAGCACATCATCAGCGACTCCTTACAGGGAGTGCCACCGAACAGATCGGCCATGACGATGACGCCGTCGCCCTGGTCCACCTCGGCCACGGCCCGCCGCATCTTCGCCCGGAGATCCTCCAGGGAGGTTCCCGGCTCGATGTTGCACGTGGCCACCGCGGGCAATTTGCCCACGATCTGCTCAGCAGTCGTCACCAGCTCGTCCGCAAGACGTCCGTGTGATGCCACAACGAGGCCGACCATGATCACCTCTCACTCAAGCAGCCCCCCGGAGATGCCTGACTACGCCTGAACGGTACGGCGCGCAACTCCGGACGAAAGTTTCCGCTTATACCCAAGCCCCAACCCTACCCACCCCTACCTGAACCCCCATCGGCTCCAGGAGGAAGTTAAGGCCGAACCGCCGCCACCGCCCGTCATTTCATGCGCGTCGGGGGGTTGGGTTGTCGTCTGGCGGACGGGCGAGCGAGGGCTCGCCCCATGCGGTGCGTCATTCCTTCTCGACGTCGCGGTGCCAGAGCTGCACGCGCGTCTGGTCCCCGGTGAGCTGCTCGCACAGGGACTCGGCGATGGCCACCGAGCGGTGCTTGCCGCCGGTACACCCGAGCGCCACGGTGAGGTAGGCCTTGCCCTCCTTCTGGTAGCGCGGAAAGAGGAAGCGGCAGAGGTCCACCACCTTCTCCATGAACTGCCGGGTCTCCTCGCGATCCAGCACGTAGGAGGCCACGCGCGGATCCTTGCCGGTGAGGCCCTTGAGCTCGGGGACGAAGTAGGGGTTGGGCAGGAAGCGCACGTCGAGCACCAGGTCCGCCTGGGGCGGCACCCCGTGGCGGAAGCCGAAGCTCATGACGGACAGGGCCGGTCCACTCGCGGGCTCGGGGTTGAAGCGCCCCTGCACCATGCGCTTGAGGTCGTGCACGTTGAGCACCGACGAGTCGATGACTTGATCCGCCAGTTCGCGCAGGTCCTTGAGCCGCAGGCGCTCGGACTGGAGGCCCTCGGCCACGGAGCCCTGGGGCGCGAGCGGATGGCGGCGGCGGGTCTCGCTGAAGCGGCGGATGAGGCTGTCGTCGCTCGCGTCCAGGAAGAGCACTTCCACGTGGTGCCCCACCCGGCGCACCTCGTCGAGCACGCGGGGCGCCTCGTGCAGGAAGATGCCCTCGCGCGCATCCACCACGATGGCCAGGTGCTCGAACTGTCCGCCCCCGGCGAGCTCCGTGAGCTTGGGCAAGAGCAGCACCGGCAGGTTGTCGATGCAGAAGAAGCCCACGTCCTCCAGGGCCCGGATGGCGGTGGACTTGCCCGAGCCGGACATGCCCGTGATGACGACGATGTGCTTGGCCGGGGTGGTGCTCACTCGACTTCCTCCCGCTTGGAGCGGCGCGTCGCCCCCTCGGCGATGGCGCGGTTGAGACGCTCGGCGAACTCGCGCGCCGAGTGGTGACCCTGCTGCTTGAGCAACTGATTGCGCGCGGCCACCTCGATGATGGTGGTCATGTTGCGGCCCGGGCGCACCGGCACCACCGAGAGCGGAATGTCCACGCCCACGATGTTCATGAACCGGTCCTCCACACCCAACCGGTCATACTCCTGATTGGGATCCCACTCGTGCAGCTCGATGACGAGCTCGATGAGCTTGCGCTCGCGCACCGCGGCCACGCCGAACAAGTCCTTGATGTTGATGATGCCCAGGCCGCGGATCTCCATGTGGTGGCGGATGACCGCGTTGCCCGCGCCGTAGACGCCCTGGCGCCGCCGCGTCACGTCCACGATGTCGTCGGCCACCAGCCGGTGGCCCCGCATCACCAGATCCAGCGCGATCTCGCTCTTGCCGATGCCGCTCTTGCCCAACAGCAGGATGCCCACGCTGAACACGTCGATGAGCACGCCGTGCAGGCTGCTGGACTCGGTGAGGGACTCCTCCAGGAAGGACTGCACCTGCTGGATGAAGGCGCTGGAGAGCAGGGGCGTGCGCATGAGCGTGAGCCCCGCCTTCTCGCACGCCTCGGCGAGCGCCAGGGGCGGCTCGATGCCCTTCGTCACCACGATGCACGCCAGCTCTTCCTCGAAGAGCGAGTCCAGCACCTCGTGCTGCCGCGCGAGCGGAAGCGTCAGCAGATAGGACACTTCCGTGTTGCCGAACACCTGGACGCGGTGGGGATGCAGGTGCTCGGTGAAACCCGTGAGCGCCAGCCCCGGCTTCTGGATGCGCGAGGAGTTGATGCGTCGCTGCTGGCCCCGCTCTCCGGCCACCAACGTGAGCTGGAGGTCGTACTCGCGGTCTTCGAGCAGCTGGGATACCCGGATAGAGTTCATCGGCCCCGTTGAAATATCACCCGACGGCCCTTTTGAGTGGTGAACCCTGCATGCTCGCTCCCCCCACCCGTTCGGATTCCCCCACGGAGAGGCGCCTCGCCCTGGCGCTGCTCACCGTGTCGCTGGGGGTGGGAGCGGCCCTCCGGGTGGGGTGGGCCTGGTCCGAGGACGGGCTGTACTGGCCGGACGAGGTGTACCAGAGCCTGGAGCCCGCCCACCGGCTCGTCTTCGGCTATGGACTCCAGGCGTGGGAGTTCATCGAGGGGGCGCGCAACTGGGCCCTGCCGGCGCTCGTGGCCGTGTGCTTCAAGCTCGCCGGCTGGCTGGGCCTCGCCGAGCCCCGGGGCTACCTGGGCCTGACCCGGAGCGTCTTTGGACTGGTAGGAGCCGCAACGGCCTGGGGGAGTTGGCGGCTGGCGCGGGCGTATGGGGCGTCGGCGCTGGCGGCCACGGCGGGGGCCTCGCTCTTCGCGCTGGGCGCCGTGCCCCTCTACTTCGGCCCCCGGGCCCTGAGCGAGAACGCCTCCGCCCTGCCCGGGGTGCTGGGTCTGGCGCTCGCGCTCGCACCGGGGGCCTCCCGCCGGGCAGTGCTCGGCGGGGCCTCGCTCCTGGGACTCGCCGTGCTCCTGCGGCTGCAGAACGGCGTCTTCTGTGGGGGGCTGCTCGTGGTGCTCGGCGCCCGGCGCGAATGGCGCCACCTCCGGGACGCCCTGGTGGTGCTCGCCGGGTGGGCCCTGCTCTTCGGCCTGCTGGACTGGCTCACCTGGGGCCGATGGTTCCACTCGGCCCGGGTGTACCTGGACTTCAACCTCGTGCGGGGCCAGGCGGCCATGTGGGGCACCGCGCCCTTCTCCTATTACGGCCAGGTGCTCCCGCGCTCCATGGGCGCCCTCTCCACCGTGGCGCTCGTCCTGTCACTGCTCGCGGTCCGACGGGCCCCGGGGCTGTTCGGCGTGGCGCTCGCCTTCTGGGTGCTCCATGCGCTGCAACCCCACAAGGAGCTGCGCTTCCTCCTGCCCGTGCTGCCCGTGATCGCCTCGCTCGCGGGAGTGGGCCTGGACACGCTCCTGCGCCTCCTGCCGCCCTCTCCCGTGCGGCTCGCCCTGCCGCTGGGCGTGGTGGTGCTGGCGGGGCTCTCGGCCACGCGCGTGGGGCGGCTCACCTTCGGCGAGCTGGGGCAATACGAGAACATCAAACCCCGCGCGAGCGCCTGGGACGACTCCGGCCCCATCAACCGCCTGCTCATCGCCGCGGGCCATCGGCCGGACGTGTGCGGCCTCAAGATGGAGGCCGTGCACATCGCGTGGTCCGGCGGCTACAGCTACTTCCACCGCGACGTGCCCCTCTACGCCCACAACGGACCGGGGCGGAGCTCGGGCGTCTACAACTACGTCATCACCGGGGTGGGCCATTCGGGCGCGGGCGAGGTGGTGGCCACCGAGGGGGCCTACGCCCTCGTGCGCCTGCGACCCCGCTGCACGCCAGACTCCACCTTTTCCTCGCGTCTGCCGTGAGTAGACTGCGCCGCCCATGTGCCTCTTCTGCAAGATTCGCGACGGTCAAATCCCCGCCAAGGTCGTCCACCGGGACGAGCAGTGCCTGGCCTTCGAGGACATCAATCCCCAGGCCCCCACGCACGTGCTCATCATCCCGAACAAGCACATCGCCACGGTGAGTGAGCTCGTGCCGGAGGACCGGGAGGTGGTGGGCCAGTTGTTCCTCACCGCCGCGAAGATCGCACGGGAGCGGGGCATCGCCGACACCGGCTACCGCGTGGTGATGAACACGGGCGACAACGCGGGACAGACCGTGTTCCACATCCACCTGCACCTGCTCGGTGGACGTCCCATGCACTGGCCTCCGGGGTAGCCCGCCCCGTCCCCCCCGACGGCCAGGCGAGCCCCCGCTCCATGGCTGCCCACCTCCGGACGCGGTCCTACCTTTCCCTCCGGCGGGGGTGTCTCCGGCCAGGAGAGGAAAGGCCATGAAACGAGGACGATGGATGTTGGCGCTCGGGCTGGGGGGCATGCTCATCGCGGGTTGCAAGGAGCAGCCCATCAGCCAGTCCGGTCCCCCGTTCGATCCCACCAAACAGAAGTACCAGACCCCGGCGGCCAGCGAGTCACAGCCCGGACCGGGAATGGGCGGCTCGGGGGGCGAGGGGACGGCGGGAAACGAGGTATGGGTCCCCCGGAATCCGGAGCAGGGCTCGTCGGACACGACCACGAACGAGCAGCAGGGCCCCTACTCCATCGACCGGGCCCAGCCCGTCCCCAAGGAGCGCCGGCCCGCCCCCTATGGCGTCGGCGCGGGAACGGACTCGTCCCGGCGCATGGCCCTGGAGCAACTCAAGACCGAGTGACGCCAGTCCACCGGGCACGCGGCGCGAACAGGCGTGCTCCCGAGGACGTCTCCGCCACCTCCATGGGCACGCCATAGAGGGCCTCGAGCCGTTCGCGCCGCAACACGTCTTCCACGGGCCCCGAGGCCAGGGGGCGCCCGTCGCGCAACAGCAGCACGTGGGTGGCGTAGGCCGCCGCGAGGTTGACGTCGTGGAGCACCGCGACCGCGCCCAGTCCCGCGTCCACCCGCGCCCGCACCCGCTCGAGCGCGATCACCTGATGGGCCACGTCGAGGAAGGCCGTGGGCTCGTCCAACAACAACAACTCCGGCTGCTGCACCAGCCCGCGCGCCATCAGCAACATCCTGCGCTCGCCTCCGGACATGGCCCCGCAGGGGCGATCCGCCAGATACGCCACTCCGAGCTCGTCCAGCGCCGAGCGCGCCAGGGCCTCGTCTCCCGCCGAGGTGAGACCCCACGCCCCGAGGTGCGGACTGCGCCCCATCAACACCAGCTCCAGACCGTTGAAGCCCTCGGCGGGCTCGAAGCCCTGCGGCACCCACGCCACGCGCTGGGCGAGCGCCCGCGCCTCCCAGGCGTCGCGCTCCCGGCCCAGCAGGAGCACCTGGCCACGCCTCCAGGGCACGCTTCCGAGCACCGCGCGCAACAGGGTGCTCTTGCCCGTGCCATTGGGGCCCAACACCCCCCACAGCTCGCCCGCGCGCACGCTCCAGTCCACGTCCCGCAGGATGGGCGAGGCCCCATACCCGGCGCTCAGGCCCCGCAGCTCCAGCAGCGTGTCCCGCCTCGGCTCGGAGCGCGCCTGACTCAGTTGCTGTTCCTCTTGTTGACCAGGTCTCGGTAGAGCACCTTCACCTCGTCGAGCAACCGCGCGTCCTCACCATCGCCCACGCCCTCCATCTCCGACTCGAGACTCAGGAAGCGGTTGCACAGCAGGTCGAGGTTCTCGCAGCCAATGTCGCGGGTGAGCTTGAAGTAGGCGCTCCGCGTCCGGGCCCACTCCTTCTGCAGGAGAGACTGCCCCCGGGAGGCGCCCCGCGTCTTGCGCACCATCTGCGCACGCTTCGGAGGCGGTTGCGCGGGCACGGCCGAGAGGGGCGAGAGCAGCTCTTCTTCCTCCGTGGGCACGGGGACGGACGCGATGGCCCCCGCATCCACGTCCGCGCCCGCGTCCATGCCCGCGTCCGCCGCGACGGCGGTCGCGATCGCGGTGGCGCTGGGAATCGGCCGTGGCTCGGAGTCGATGGCCGATGGAGCGTCGGGAGGCGTGGACGGCGGCTCGACGGGTCCCCTGGCCACGGCGCGAGGCGGTGGCGCAGGCGCCCTATCGGGCTCGGGCAGCCGCCGTTGGAAGAACATCCAGGCGCCCACGCCCGCCCCCAGTCCCAGCAAGGTGACGAGCAACAGCGGACCCACGCGCGAGCGCCGCGCGGGCGACTGGACGGGCGTGGGAATGGAGGGCGGCGTCTGGGAACTGCGCAGTTGCTCGGAGGTGTCCTCCCCGTCGGCATCGCCGGGAGGAGTGGCCACGAGTCTCGGCGGCGCGGCCACCGGCCGGGGCGATACCGCGGGCATCCCCGTCGCCGTCACGCGGCGGCGGGGAATCTTCGTTCCGGCGGACTTCGGCCGGAAGGCGGCGGGCACCTCTTCCGGCTCCGCATCGCGCATGAGCGAGGCGTCCAACACCACGCGCGGCTGGGTGTCCTGGTGGTAGACCTCCTGGGAGGGCGGGCGCGGCTTGCCCGGCGCGCGTGGCATCTGGGCGCGCGGTTGCGTGTCCTCCAGCAACACGTCGCCCTCGCTCAGGTTCAGGGTGTCGAGGGGGGGTTCAGCGAACTCGGGAACCTCCACGGTGCGC from Melittangium boletus DSM 14713 includes the following:
- a CDS encoding HPr family phosphocarrier protein: MASVAEGTFEIINALGLHARAAAQLVQVANRYKSEVSLECEGQSANAKSIMGVLMLAAAQGMHVTVTCKGDDAPACLQDIQKLIANRFGESQ
- a CDS encoding PTS system mannose/fructose/sorbose family transporter subunit IID, encoding MSRVAPTLSRGLLLRVFMRSLFLQASWNPQGMQNLGLAYAIYPALERLYPERKELEEAVRRHLVFFNTHPYVAAAIVGGVLYHEQRVARNEEPPDKVVAFKAALMGPLAALGDGFFWLSLKPATGAVCAALVPLVGAWAAVLFLLLYNGVHFTLRARLYLLGLSLGDRLVEAVARANLPSRGAKLRMVGAACAGGLAAWLAVTFGANAGGHFAPLLSVGCLALGAVSYVLVARRVPSYGVLYLAAALACLAGAFL
- a CDS encoding PTS sugar transporter subunit IIC translates to MSGVWTQVALAGIWGGLVAVERKAFLQAMFSRPLVAATVMGALLDDVPAGLFVGMLLELFHLGGANLGASLPDHDTLSATGTSAAAATMAMASGASSTPALWSLAVLLFVGLGRVGLWLDRRLERYAARLARKALASAEAGQLTRAMRQNLWGVWPHFAVFGLLTSVCALAGFLLGPWLEGLPGPVLRGLAWAYPAMASVSAAIAARGSHAKRASLYAGLGAGAVCLSVLVLLLKERL
- a CDS encoding PTS system mannose/fructose/N-acetylgalactosamine-transporter subunit IIB — encoded protein: MITLVRVDNRLIHGQVVEAWLPHLKVSRVVVADDEAASSPLVRAAMALAVPSAIEVLILPLSQVDFASLSRDSLKTLVLLRDVAAAPFCQGQGLKLEHLNLGNVHFGTGRKQVSPSVFLTEDELRTLARLGAEGVRVEARAVPSEKPVELAELQERWGRA
- a CDS encoding PTS sugar transporter subunit IIA, with product MVGLVVASHGRLADELVTTAEQIVGKLPAVATCNIEPGTSLEDLRAKMRRAVAEVDQGDGVIVMADLFGGTPCKESLMMCSERCQGLLEVLAGVNLPMLLKANSLRSEQMPLAEMAVQLASHGQRNITCASALLREAQQRQQQQAAPRT
- the rapZ gene encoding RNase adapter RapZ → MSTTPAKHIVVITGMSGSGKSTAIRALEDVGFFCIDNLPVLLLPKLTELAGGGQFEHLAIVVDAREGIFLHEAPRVLDEVRRVGHHVEVLFLDASDDSLIRRFSETRRRHPLAPQGSVAEGLQSERLRLKDLRELADQVIDSSVLNVHDLKRMVQGRFNPEPASGPALSVMSFGFRHGVPPQADLVLDVRFLPNPYFVPELKGLTGKDPRVASYVLDREETRQFMEKVVDLCRFLFPRYQKEGKAYLTVALGCTGGKHRSVAIAESLCEQLTGDQTRVQLWHRDVEKE
- the hprK gene encoding HPr(Ser) kinase/phosphatase, which encodes MNSIRVSQLLEDREYDLQLTLVAGERGQQRRINSSRIQKPGLALTGFTEHLHPHRVQVFGNTEVSYLLTLPLARQHEVLDSLFEEELACIVVTKGIEPPLALAEACEKAGLTLMRTPLLSSAFIQQVQSFLEESLTESSSLHGVLIDVFSVGILLLGKSGIGKSEIALDLVMRGHRLVADDIVDVTRRRQGVYGAGNAVIRHHMEIRGLGIINIKDLFGVAAVRERKLIELVIELHEWDPNQEYDRLGVEDRFMNIVGVDIPLSVVPVRPGRNMTTIIEVAARNQLLKQQGHHSAREFAERLNRAIAEGATRRSKREEVE
- a CDS encoding histidine triad nucleotide-binding protein; the encoded protein is MCLFCKIRDGQIPAKVVHRDEQCLAFEDINPQAPTHVLIIPNKHIATVSELVPEDREVVGQLFLTAAKIARERGIADTGYRVVMNTGDNAGQTVFHIHLHLLGGRPMHWPPG
- a CDS encoding ABC transporter ATP-binding protein; translated protein: MSQARSEPRRDTLLELRGLSAGYGASPILRDVDWSVRAGELWGVLGPNGTGKSTLLRAVLGSVPWRRGQVLLLGRERDAWEARALAQRVAWVPQGFEPAEGFNGLELVLMGRSPHLGAWGLTSAGDEALARSALDELGVAYLADRPCGAMSGGERRMLLMARGLVQQPELLLLDEPTAFLDVAHQVIALERVRARVDAGLGAVAVLHDVNLAAAYATHVLLLRDGRPLASGPVEDVLRRERLEALYGVPMEVAETSSGARLFAPRARWTGVTRS